The DNA sequence AGCGCACGGTGCAGGAGCCGAACGCGTCTGCGTGGGGCTTGGCGTCTCCGCCGCTGACCAGGTCCGCGAAATCGCAGCCTACGCGGAAGGCGTCATCGTGGGCACGGCCCTGGTGGCCGCCCTCCGCGACGGGGGAGTGGACGCCGTCGGCGCCCTCACCAAGGACCTCGCCACCGGGCTGACCCGGGAATCCGGCCTCACGCAGGAAACCGGGGCGTAGCCAATGCAGCCGCTCCTTCAGGCAACCGCCCTGGCACCCACGTTGGTGTCCGCCAGCATCCCCAGCCCGGACTGGTCCGGCTTCGACATCCCCCTCCCGTGGGGCAGCCTGCGGATCCACGCCTACGCGCTGTGCATCCTGGCTGGCATCGTCGTAGGCCTGTGGCTGACGTCCGTCCGCTGGGCCAAGCGTGGTGCCCCTGAAGGCAGCGTCTGGGACATCGTCATCTGGGCCATCCCCTTTGGCATCATCGGCGGCCGGCTTTACCACGTGGTCTCATCCCCGGACGCCTACTTCGGCCCCGGCTTCGACGGCACCGGAGACCTCTCCCTGATCCCGCAGATCCAGCGGGGTGGCCTGGGAATCTGGGGCGCCGTCGTGCTCGGTGCGGTGGGTGCCTGGATCGGGTGCCGCCGCAGCGGCGTCAAGCTGAGCGCCTTCGTCGATGCCGCAGCGCCGGGACTGCTCCTGGCACAGGCCATTGGCCGGTGGGGCAACTACTTCAACCAGGAACTATTCGGCGGCCCCACCACCCTGCCGTGGGGCCTGCAGATTGACGCGAACAACCCCAACTTTCCGGCCGGCATGCCCGCCGACACCCTCTTCCACCCCACGTTCCTCTACGAGTCGCTGTGGAACCTGGCCGGCGTCCTGATCCTGCTCGCCCTGGACCGGCGCTTCAACTTCCGCCGGAGCAGGCTCTTCTGGCTGTACGCCATGTACTACACGCTGGGCCGCGTCTGGATTGAAGCCATGCGCATCGACGATGCTGAGCAGATCAGCATCTTCGGCATCACCACCAGGCTCAATGTGTGGACCAGCATCTTCGTGTTCCTGGCAGCCCTGGCCGCCTTCATCCTGCTCGGCCTCAAGGGCCGGCCGGACCCGGACACCGTGTACCTCGCCGGCCGTGAACCGGACAAGGCCGTGACAACGGGACCACATGCCGGGACAGTCACAGAGGTCCGTGATCCGGACACTGTTGTCTCAGATAGTGATTCGCGTGGTAATCTCCCTGATAACCACAGCGGTTCCAGGCATGCTTCCGACCCCACGGAAGAAGCCGCGGCGGCACCGGCCGGCCCAAAGCCCGGAGCGGATGCGACGGCTGCCGGACACTCCGGCAGCACAGCCACGGAACCCGCACCGGAGGCCGGCACCGGCAAGTAGGGCGCCGGCCAGGCAGGGCAGTAGAGCCACCGCTCGAAGAGCCCGAAACCACAACGTCGTGGCATGGGGCACCGTCCGTACAGCGTGAAGCTGCTGTCCGGTGTTGCCCCGGGCAGGGGCCTGCGTAACCGTTAGTTCAGCAGGCTGCGCTGACCTACAATTTCCAGTAATCAACACTTTGTTGTGCCCTTGCAACGGCGCCGACGAGTGGGGCCAACGGTGTCCCTTCCATACGCACGATCAGGAGGAAGGACGTCTCCCATGACCCAAACTCTTAACACTCCCAGCTGGTCCGAACCGGATCAGCCCGGGGCTGCACTGTCGCCGTTCAAGCGCTTCGCCGCCATGCCGGAGGCCGCCGGGCTGTACAACCCGGAACAGGAAAAGGACGCGTGCGGCCTCGCCATCATCGCCACCCTTCGCGGCGAACCCGGGTACGACATCGTCGATGCCG is a window from the Arthrobacter sp. NicSoilC5 genome containing:
- the lgt gene encoding prolipoprotein diacylglyceryl transferase encodes the protein MQPLLQATALAPTLVSASIPSPDWSGFDIPLPWGSLRIHAYALCILAGIVVGLWLTSVRWAKRGAPEGSVWDIVIWAIPFGIIGGRLYHVVSSPDAYFGPGFDGTGDLSLIPQIQRGGLGIWGAVVLGAVGAWIGCRRSGVKLSAFVDAAAPGLLLAQAIGRWGNYFNQELFGGPTTLPWGLQIDANNPNFPAGMPADTLFHPTFLYESLWNLAGVLILLALDRRFNFRRSRLFWLYAMYYTLGRVWIEAMRIDDAEQISIFGITTRLNVWTSIFVFLAALAAFILLGLKGRPDPDTVYLAGREPDKAVTTGPHAGTVTEVRDPDTVVSDSDSRGNLPDNHSGSRHASDPTEEAAAAPAGPKPGADATAAGHSGSTATEPAPEAGTGK